GGTGATTTTTTAAGGCAAACTTGGAATTTGTCATTTGATTAGCCTAAAATCACGCTCTGATAATGATAATGCTACACTGCTATGTGCTGCTTCTAGACTAGGTCCTGGCTGGGCTTCATGGAGCCTCGAAACAGGACAGAGACGGTGTTGCAGTTATAAATATTTTAGTGAAAAATCAAACTTAAAACTGCAACAATGTCTCTGTGCCTTTTTTCAAGTCAGCCCATCCACATTTGTTGTCTGGTTTAAAGAATATGAAACTTTAGATTAGTCAGAGCATCGTTAATACTACACTGTAAACATCCACACCCAGTTACAAATATATTGATATATCTTTATGGTATCAAATTAAATTGAGAACAAATTATAGGATATCTTGCTAACGAACCCACTGACTTCACTGTGTAAGGATAAAGATGCTGGGAAGCCATGCACTGACATACTTTTCATGTTGCAGGATCaggagctgctgatgtttttataatgCAGCTCATCATGTGGAGCCCAGGTTGCCTTGTCAACGTATAAGGGAGGGGCTAATGTCCTGCTTAACGATTGGCTCTGCGGGCCTTATGCTACCACGTGGGAGCAGGGCTACGCCAATGGGCGTTTACGGGGCGGGGCCAACGGCGCATCGCTACCACCCAGCCATCATGCTAGCAGAACTCCTGTGCAACTACCTTTGCTTACTCATGCAATGACAATTTGCGTTATAGTTTCCTAGTGTAGTGTTGCTTTTTCGGGTACAGTGGGATATAGCATGGAATTAACAACGTGTGTGTGAAGGTCCCTGCCGTCTCTGCCCAGAGGGTGACATAGTACAGCAGTCTCGGTTAACTAGCCAGTTAGCTAGCGCGGCTAATCGTCACACTGCCTGCCATCTCGAGCAGCACAGACACCGAGACACGTCGAAAAGTCAGCGTTTCGACGTTGGAGATTTCTACCAGTATCATGGAGAAGGTACATTTTTCATATACACCACGCGTGTGATGCTGGCTCAAGCTGCACTAGCTACAGTTTTCAGAGACATATGTTAAGAGTTAGCGGGCTAACTAGCTATGGGTTCCAGTTAGCGTTAGCTGCTAGCCACACTTGCTCCACCGGTGTTGGTATTTGTTTACCAAGACTAAGCCGGTATCGTTTAGTGTTCTGAGCCGGTCAGCAATGAGTTGGTAATTTAGAAACTCTTGCTTTATAGTATATCTAGTATCATCGCCTCCAGCCGGAAGGTTACTGCGGGAGCAACAGGCCTGTTGGTGTGTATGGGTTACTAAGATGAGGGAACGCCCAGCACAGTAATACTGTTATCCTGTGCCCACAGTCATCTGCAGACATATATATCATCTTATGATTTGGACTGTTgttatgaaaaaataaaacacaggtCAATAACAGTCTGTTGCACGGAGTAGAATATTAGTGGAGGGCACATAGACGACATGTTACCTGCAGCCTATAGAGTCAGATAGTCCTTAAACCAGACTCACTGATCACCTCACACCCTTCTCACAGGCTGATTTCTTGAAAGGACTACCAGTCTACAATAAGAGCAACTTCAGCAGATTTCATGCAGACTCTGTGTGTAAAGCATCTGTAAGTAGCCcatcattatatttgttttctgacaCGTGCCATTGATTCAATGTTCAATACAAGTTTATTTGTAGTCTTTTAATTCTTGCTCATACATATGTCAGATCACGTTGAAATGAAGTGTAATTTGTAATGTTCTTGTGTTATTTTACAGAATCGAAGGCCTTCTGTGTACCTTCCAACTCGCGAATATCCCTCTGAACAGAGTAAGTACCAAACTCACTAACTTAAACTAGTGAGAATAGTTGTAAACCATACATtatggttttatatttatataaatatattatgtaaatTTGATTCCTGTTTGCTCTAAACAGTAATCAATTGTTGTATTGTATCACTGATGTGCTTTAATAATATGCATATAGGCCATAACTTAACTCACATCATTTTCTGGAGACAAGCTTAAATTAATCAGCTTTACTCACAATTTGTGTGTAATATTCTGGGTGTGTTTACTCTATAGTTATTGTAACAGAAAAAACCAACATCCTTCTGCGTTACCTTCATCAGCAGTGGGACAAAAAGGTGAGCATCTGTGTTTCTTGGGAGTAACTGTAACTTAATTTCTTTGGTAGCAGTCTTTTTTATTCGGTCCGGGTTCATTATGAGCCATATAAAAAGTTTGGATAAAAACAGTTGGATCTACtcactgctgttattttgtGTCATACAGAATGCAGCAAAGAAAAGGGAACAGGAACAAGGTGAGGGCGACAGCCCAGCACCCCCAAGGAAGATCGCCAGGACAGATAGCCAAGAGATGAATGAGGactcataaatgtgtgtgtgtgtgtgtgtgtgtgtgtgtgtgtgtgtgtgtgtgtgtgtgtgtgtgtgtgtgtgtgtgtgtgtgttttcatacacGGGATATAGCcagtataaacaaacaaaacaaaaggataaTCCCACCTGAATAAAGAGTTCTGTGTATTGTGTACAATGGCAGGATGCCTGGCACAAAATTAAGCCTCGGAGAATTAGGGAAATTCTCACCAATACTGCAGCCATTTATCATGTAAAGATTCTTtgtatgaaaatgatgcaaGCAGAAACGATCTAAAGTCAGCATTAGTCACTGATGCTGAAATAACAGAGACATGACCAGGGAGGAAACTTCAGACTGACTTTTCTTTATGTTGGCTATGccctgtgtgtgcacgtgtatgtttgtatgcatgctgagctgtgtgtgagtgagtgtgtattgtgtgttgtATTGTATGTGTGAAGTGAGTGAATAGTTGAAAAAGAGTAGACTTACGATCAGAGATTGACTGGACAGAGAAAGTCAGACACTACCCTTAAAATCGGTCTCATAACTGGTACATGACTTGTGTAGCCTTCTGTCACCCGGAGA
This genomic window from Anabas testudineus chromosome 4, fAnaTes1.2, whole genome shotgun sequence contains:
- the dda1 gene encoding DET1- and DDB1-associated protein 1 gives rise to the protein MEKADFLKGLPVYNKSNFSRFHADSVCKASNRRPSVYLPTREYPSEQIIVTEKTNILLRYLHQQWDKKNAAKKREQEQGEGDSPAPPRKIARTDSQEMNEDS